Proteins co-encoded in one Kocuria flava genomic window:
- a CDS encoding homoserine dehydrogenase: MSDTTPETTRPETDPAAAGRTVRVALLGAGNVGAEVARTLLDHGGEFAARVGAPVELAGIAVRDVNARRTVELPAELFTTDAEALIDAADVVIELTGGIEPARSRILRALHAGKPVVSGNKALIARHGRQLQDAADAAGVPLSYEAAVAGAIPIVRPMRDSLAGDRVDRVLGIMNGTTNYVLDQMDTTGASFGDALAEAQHLGYAEADPTADVEGHDAAAKAAILASIAFHSTFTIDDVYCRGITGVTAEDVAAAREAGYVIKLLAICERCPGGVNLRVVPTMIRRDHPLAGVHGAYNAVFVEAANAGSLMFYGAGAGGAPTASAVLGDFVSAARRLVLGGPAQVAEPHAQLPAVPMDDVRTSFSITLTVQDRLGVLARIAQVFADHGVSILTMQQTDHPGGAPDLAQIRLVTHRGANKDLVATVDALGELAFVEEVAGVIRVEHAD, from the coding sequence GTGAGCGACACCACCCCCGAGACCACCCGACCCGAGACCGACCCGGCGGCCGCCGGGCGCACCGTGCGCGTCGCCCTGCTGGGCGCCGGCAACGTCGGCGCCGAGGTCGCCCGCACCCTGCTGGACCACGGCGGCGAGTTCGCCGCCCGCGTCGGCGCCCCGGTGGAGCTGGCCGGCATCGCCGTGCGCGACGTCAACGCCCGCCGCACCGTGGAGCTGCCCGCCGAGCTGTTCACCACCGACGCGGAGGCGCTGATCGACGCCGCCGACGTGGTGATCGAGCTGACCGGCGGCATCGAGCCCGCCCGCAGCCGCATCCTGCGCGCCCTGCACGCCGGCAAGCCGGTGGTCTCCGGCAACAAGGCGCTCATCGCCCGCCACGGGCGGCAGCTGCAGGACGCCGCCGACGCCGCGGGCGTGCCGCTGTCCTACGAGGCGGCCGTGGCCGGGGCCATCCCCATCGTGCGGCCCATGCGCGACTCCCTCGCCGGGGACCGGGTGGACCGGGTGCTGGGCATCATGAACGGCACGACCAACTACGTCCTCGACCAGATGGACACCACGGGCGCGAGCTTCGGCGACGCCCTCGCGGAGGCCCAGCACCTGGGCTACGCCGAGGCCGACCCGACCGCCGACGTCGAGGGCCACGACGCCGCGGCCAAGGCCGCGATCCTCGCCTCGATCGCCTTCCACTCCACCTTCACGATCGACGACGTCTACTGCCGCGGGATCACCGGGGTCACCGCCGAGGACGTCGCCGCCGCCCGCGAGGCCGGCTACGTCATCAAGCTGCTGGCGATCTGCGAGCGCTGCCCGGGCGGGGTCAACCTGCGCGTGGTACCGACCATGATCCGCCGCGACCACCCGCTGGCGGGCGTGCACGGGGCCTACAACGCCGTGTTCGTCGAGGCGGCCAACGCCGGCTCCCTGATGTTCTACGGCGCCGGCGCCGGCGGGGCCCCGACGGCCTCGGCCGTGCTCGGGGACTTCGTCTCGGCGGCGCGCCGGCTCGTGCTCGGCGGCCCGGCCCAGGTCGCGGAGCCGCACGCGCAGCTGCCGGCCGTGCCCATGGACGACGTGCGCACGAGCTTCTCCATCACGCTCACCGTCCAGGACCGGCTGGGCGTGCTCGCCCGGATCGCCCAGGTCTTCGCCGACCACGGGGTCTCGATCCTCACCATGCAGCAGACCGACCACCCCGGCGGGGCCCCCGACCTCGCGCAGATCCGCCTCGTGACCCACCGCGGCGCCAACAAGGACCTCGTGGCCACGGTGGACGCCCTCGGCGAGCTGGCCTTCGTCGAGGAGGTCGCCGGCGTGATCCGCGTCGAGCACGCCGACTGA
- the thrB gene encoding homoserine kinase: protein MGSELFEIGRRVAVTVPASTGNVGPGYDSLGLALAHHDELAVTVLEGGLEFALHGEGSEAVPRDAGHLVVRAMRAAFRAAGVEEMPGLRLEARNRIPHGRGMGSSASAVVAGVLAAEALLPPERALGPRRVLQVAAAMEGHPDNVAPSLYGGLVISWADGEGWSSAPVAVHEDVVPVVAIPDYEVPTRLARSLLPAQVPHHDAAVNAGRAALLVEAMTRRPELLLPATEDRLHQPYRAAAMPPSARLVQGLRERGLPAVVSGAGPTVLVLAAGTGAAAEAERAVAELTAPDAGSVAWRVLRLRVDGQGAKLEEHPQQIQG, encoded by the coding sequence ATGGGCTCGGAGCTGTTCGAGATCGGCCGGCGGGTCGCGGTGACCGTGCCGGCCTCCACGGGCAACGTGGGTCCGGGCTACGACAGCCTCGGCCTGGCGCTGGCCCACCACGACGAGCTCGCCGTGACCGTGCTCGAGGGCGGCCTCGAGTTCGCGCTGCACGGCGAGGGCTCCGAGGCCGTGCCGCGCGACGCCGGGCACCTCGTGGTGCGGGCGATGCGGGCCGCCTTCCGGGCGGCCGGGGTCGAGGAGATGCCGGGGCTGCGCCTGGAGGCCCGCAACCGCATCCCGCACGGGCGCGGCATGGGCTCGAGCGCCTCCGCCGTCGTCGCCGGCGTGCTCGCCGCCGAGGCCCTGCTGCCGCCGGAGCGCGCCCTCGGGCCGCGGCGGGTGCTGCAGGTGGCCGCGGCCATGGAGGGCCACCCGGACAACGTGGCCCCCTCCCTCTACGGCGGGCTCGTCATCTCGTGGGCCGACGGCGAGGGGTGGTCCAGCGCCCCCGTGGCCGTGCACGAGGACGTCGTGCCGGTCGTCGCGATCCCCGACTACGAGGTCCCCACCCGGCTGGCCCGGTCGCTGCTGCCGGCACAGGTCCCGCACCACGACGCGGCCGTCAACGCCGGTCGCGCCGCCCTGCTCGTGGAGGCGATGACCCGCCGCCCCGAGCTGCTGCTGCCCGCCACCGAGGACCGTCTCCACCAGCCCTACCGGGCGGCCGCGATGCCGCCCAGCGCACGGCTCGTCCAAGGTCTGCGCGAGCGGGGGCTGCCCGCCGTCGTCTCCGGGGCCGGGCCCACCGTGCTGGTGCTCGCCGCCGGGACCGGTGCGGCCGCGGAGGCGGAGCGGGCGGTGGCCGAGCTGACGGCCCCCGACGCCGGCTCCGTCGCGTGGCGTGTCCTGCGCCTGCGCGTCGACGGGCAGGGTGCTAAGCTGGAGGAGCACCCGCAGCAGATCCAGGGGTAG
- a CDS encoding APC family permease, whose amino-acid sequence MNDQSADGAGLRRRITGPLLFLFILGDVLGAGVYALVGAIAGEVGGVTWAPMLLALLLALLTAASYAELVTKYPRAGGAAVFAARAFGSQTVSYLVGFCMLAAGIVSASALALAFSGDYLAAFVEVPPALGAVVFLLAVAALNARGIKESLRANVVMTAVEVSGLVLVVVAVALLVGAGGGDLGRAVRFGEGVDPLTGVLGAALLAYYSFVGFETSANVAEEIRDPSRVYPRALFGALVAAGVMYVLVGTAASVALPAQELGASSAPLLDVVAATGVPVPPWLFSLLALVAVANGALLTMIMASRLTYGMAAEGLFPAVLGRVLPGRGTPWVAIAATTAAAVLLTLTGGVVVLAETVVLLLVVFLSTNTAVLVLRRDAVAHRHFRVWAPVPVLAVLSCLVLLTQLEAAVWLRGGVVLAVGVLLHVLGRRSGRRAPAADRAAARRG is encoded by the coding sequence ATGAACGATCAGTCTGCTGACGGAGCCGGTCTCCGGCGCCGCATCACCGGCCCGCTCCTGTTCCTGTTCATCCTCGGCGACGTCCTGGGCGCCGGCGTCTACGCCCTCGTGGGCGCCATCGCCGGGGAGGTCGGCGGGGTGACGTGGGCGCCCATGCTGCTGGCCCTGCTGCTGGCCCTGCTCACCGCCGCGTCCTACGCCGAGCTCGTCACCAAGTACCCCCGCGCGGGCGGGGCCGCCGTGTTCGCCGCCCGCGCCTTCGGCTCGCAGACCGTGTCCTACCTCGTGGGCTTCTGCATGCTCGCCGCCGGCATCGTCAGCGCCTCCGCCCTCGCGCTCGCCTTCAGCGGCGACTACCTCGCGGCGTTCGTCGAGGTCCCGCCCGCGCTCGGGGCCGTGGTGTTCCTCCTGGCGGTCGCGGCGCTCAACGCCCGCGGGATCAAGGAGTCCCTGCGCGCGAACGTCGTCATGACGGCCGTGGAGGTCTCGGGTCTGGTCCTCGTCGTCGTGGCGGTGGCGCTGCTGGTCGGGGCGGGCGGCGGCGACCTCGGCCGGGCCGTGCGCTTCGGGGAGGGCGTCGACCCGCTGACCGGGGTGCTGGGTGCGGCGCTGCTCGCCTACTACTCCTTCGTGGGGTTCGAGACCTCGGCGAACGTCGCCGAGGAGATCCGCGACCCCTCGCGGGTGTACCCGCGGGCGCTGTTCGGCGCGCTCGTGGCGGCCGGGGTCATGTACGTCCTGGTGGGCACGGCCGCCTCGGTCGCGCTGCCCGCGCAGGAGCTGGGAGCCTCGAGCGCGCCGCTGCTGGACGTGGTCGCGGCCACCGGCGTGCCCGTCCCGCCGTGGCTGTTCAGCCTCCTGGCCCTCGTCGCCGTCGCCAACGGCGCGCTGCTCACCATGATCATGGCCAGCCGCCTCACCTACGGCATGGCCGCGGAGGGGCTCTTCCCCGCGGTGCTCGGCCGGGTCCTGCCCGGTCGCGGCACCCCCTGGGTCGCGATCGCCGCGACCACGGCGGCCGCGGTCCTGCTGACCCTCACGGGCGGGGTCGTGGTCCTCGCGGAGACGGTCGTGCTGCTGCTCGTGGTCTTCCTCAGCACCAACACGGCCGTGCTCGTGCTGCGCCGGGACGCGGTGGCCCACCGCCACTTCCGCGTGTGGGCGCCGGTGCCTGTGCTCGCCGTCCTGTCGTGCCTGGTGCTGCTCACCCAGCTGGAGGCCGCCGTGTGGCTGCGCGGCGGCGTCGTCCTCGCCGTCGGGGTCCTGCTCCACGTCCTGGGACGGCGCAGCGGGCGGAGGGCGCCGGCCGCCGACCGGGCGGCCGCCCGGCGCGGATGA
- the rho gene encoding transcription termination factor Rho, translating into MTETTDLSTGTDETTADPRSAGLSALKLAQLQALASQLGITGARRMRKSLLVDAIAAHQRGGAVADRDKAVEEKIARTVEKTAEKTEPRADAPAETAPAAEQPARRSRSRRVGSDGVVAAGAPEAPAERTPQEAPDGQAETRGEQAEDGAQGPRGGEDRSGGDQDGGRGRGRGRGRGQNGQDQQGGRQDKGGQDQQGGRQDKGGQDQQGGQQRAKGQDARQDKGGQDGEGGSRRSRRNRNRNERAERNDRAERNERRNRRGRGSGPEVDDTELTEDDVLLPVAGILDVLDNYAFVRTSGYLPGPNDVYVSLAQVKKHNLRKGDAVVGAIRAPREGEQQNSSRQKFNALVQLTTVNGRTPEENKDRVDFGKLIPLYPQERLRLETEPKKIGPRVVDLVAPIGKGQRGLIVSPPKAGKTLMLQSIANAITTNNPEVHLMMVLVDERPEEVTDMQRTVKGEVIASTFDRPADDHTTVAELAIERAKRLVEMGMDVVVLLDSMTRLGRAYNLSAPASGRILSGGVDSAALYPPKKFFGAARNIENGGSLTILATALVETGSKMDEVIFEEFKGTGNMELRLSRSLADKRIYPAVDVNSSGTRREENLLSPEEIKIMWKLRRVLSGLDQQQALELLTNKLRDTQSNTEFLLQVQKTTLSVKAENDR; encoded by the coding sequence GTGACCGAGACCACCGACCTTTCCACGGGTACGGACGAGACCACCGCCGATCCGCGCAGCGCCGGGCTGTCCGCGCTGAAGCTCGCGCAGCTGCAGGCCCTGGCCTCCCAGCTGGGCATCACCGGCGCCCGCCGGATGCGCAAGTCGCTGCTGGTGGACGCCATCGCGGCCCACCAGCGCGGCGGCGCGGTCGCCGACCGGGACAAGGCGGTCGAGGAGAAGATCGCCCGCACCGTCGAGAAGACCGCGGAGAAGACCGAGCCCCGCGCCGACGCCCCCGCGGAGACCGCCCCGGCCGCCGAGCAGCCCGCCCGCCGCTCGCGCTCCCGCAGGGTCGGCAGCGACGGCGTCGTCGCCGCCGGGGCGCCCGAGGCCCCGGCCGAGCGCACCCCGCAGGAGGCCCCGGACGGGCAGGCCGAGACCCGCGGCGAGCAGGCCGAGGACGGCGCCCAGGGGCCGCGCGGCGGCGAGGACCGCTCCGGCGGCGACCAGGACGGCGGCCGCGGGCGCGGCCGCGGCCGCGGCCGCGGCCAGAACGGCCAGGACCAGCAGGGCGGGCGCCAGGACAAGGGCGGCCAGGACCAGCAGGGCGGGCGCCAGGACAAGGGCGGGCAGGACCAGCAGGGCGGCCAGCAGCGCGCCAAGGGCCAGGACGCCCGCCAGGACAAGGGTGGCCAGGACGGCGAGGGCGGCAGCCGCCGCAGCCGGCGCAACCGCAACCGCAACGAGCGCGCCGAGCGCAACGACCGCGCCGAGCGCAACGAGCGCCGCAACCGCCGCGGCCGCGGCAGCGGCCCGGAGGTGGACGACACCGAGCTGACCGAGGACGACGTCCTGCTGCCCGTGGCCGGCATCCTGGACGTGCTCGACAACTACGCGTTCGTGCGCACCTCCGGGTACCTGCCGGGCCCCAACGACGTCTACGTCAGCCTCGCCCAGGTCAAGAAGCACAACCTGCGCAAGGGCGACGCCGTCGTCGGCGCGATCCGCGCCCCTCGCGAGGGCGAGCAGCAGAACAGCTCCCGGCAGAAGTTCAACGCGCTCGTGCAGCTGACCACGGTCAACGGCCGCACGCCCGAGGAGAACAAGGACCGGGTCGACTTCGGGAAGCTGATCCCGCTCTACCCGCAGGAGCGGCTGCGCCTGGAGACCGAGCCCAAGAAGATCGGCCCGCGCGTGGTCGACCTCGTGGCCCCGATCGGCAAGGGCCAGCGCGGCCTGATCGTCTCCCCGCCGAAGGCCGGCAAGACCCTCATGCTGCAGTCGATCGCCAACGCGATCACCACGAACAACCCCGAGGTCCACCTCATGATGGTGCTCGTCGACGAGCGCCCCGAGGAGGTCACGGACATGCAGCGCACCGTCAAGGGCGAGGTCATCGCCTCGACCTTCGACCGCCCCGCCGACGACCACACCACGGTCGCCGAGCTCGCGATCGAGCGCGCCAAGCGCCTCGTGGAGATGGGCATGGACGTCGTCGTGCTCCTGGACTCCATGACCCGCCTGGGCCGGGCCTACAACCTCTCCGCCCCGGCCTCCGGCCGGATCCTCTCCGGCGGCGTGGACTCCGCGGCGCTGTACCCGCCGAAGAAGTTCTTCGGCGCGGCGCGCAACATCGAGAACGGCGGCTCGCTGACCATCCTCGCGACCGCGCTCGTGGAGACCGGGTCCAAGATGGACGAGGTCATCTTCGAGGAGTTCAAGGGCACCGGCAACATGGAGCTGCGCCTGTCCCGCTCGCTCGCGGACAAGCGGATCTACCCGGCCGTGGACGTCAACTCCTCGGGCACCCGCCGCGAGGAGAACCTCCTGTCGCCGGAGGAGATCAAGATCATGTGGAAGCTGCGCCGCGTCCTCTCCGGGCTCGACCAGCAGCAGGCCCTCGAGCTGCTCACGAACAAGCTGCGGGACACCCAGTCCAACACCGAGTTCCTGCTGCAGGTCCAGAAGACCACGCTGTCGGTCAAGGCCGAGAACGACCGCTAG
- the argS gene encoding arginine--tRNA ligase, with protein MSACLQDAVAEGALALADGAELPEVRIERPKNREHGDWATNVAMQLAKKVGRAPREVAGVVQERLSTTPGVAAVDVAGPGFLNITLDAAAAGGLARTVVEQGEAFGRSGALAGTRINLEFVSANPTGPVHLGGTRWAAVGDSLARVLEAQGASVVREYYFNDAGAQIDRFARSLLARAKGEPAPEDGYGGEYVTEIAERVVAENPGILDSGDPQEAFRAAGVELMFAEIKSSLHEFGVDFDVYFHEQSLFDSGAVEGLLEQLKTSGSLYFADGAWWLRSTAFGDDKDRVVIKSDGDAAYIAGDIAYFKDKRERGADLCIYMLGADHHGYVARLKAAAAALGDSPERVEVLIGQMVNLVKDGVPVRMSKRAGTVVTMEDLVEAVGVDAARYSLTRYSVDSNIDIDLDLLTRRSNENPVFYVQYAHARTCAVGRNAAAAGVARTDASGEPVFDAALLDHPLEGELLAALGQYPSVLAQAAEFREPHRVARHLEVVAGTYHRWYDACRVAPQGDAEVTDLHRTRLWLNDAARQVLANGLGLLGVGAPERM; from the coding sequence GTGTCCGCATGCCTGCAGGACGCCGTGGCGGAGGGCGCGCTCGCGCTCGCCGACGGCGCCGAGCTGCCGGAGGTGCGCATCGAGCGGCCGAAGAACCGGGAGCACGGGGACTGGGCCACCAACGTCGCGATGCAGCTGGCCAAGAAGGTCGGGCGTGCCCCCCGCGAGGTCGCCGGCGTCGTCCAGGAGCGGCTGAGCACCACGCCCGGCGTCGCCGCCGTGGACGTGGCCGGGCCCGGCTTCCTGAACATCACCCTCGACGCCGCGGCGGCCGGCGGGCTCGCCCGCACGGTCGTGGAGCAGGGCGAGGCCTTCGGCCGCTCCGGCGCCCTGGCCGGCACGCGCATCAACCTCGAGTTCGTCTCCGCCAACCCCACCGGCCCCGTCCACCTGGGCGGCACCCGCTGGGCCGCGGTGGGCGACTCCCTCGCCCGCGTGCTCGAGGCCCAGGGGGCCTCCGTGGTGCGCGAGTACTACTTCAACGATGCCGGGGCCCAGATCGACCGCTTCGCCCGCTCCCTGCTGGCCCGGGCCAAGGGCGAGCCGGCCCCCGAGGACGGCTACGGCGGGGAGTACGTCACCGAGATCGCCGAGCGCGTGGTCGCGGAGAACCCCGGGATCCTCGACTCCGGCGACCCGCAGGAGGCCTTCCGGGCCGCGGGCGTCGAGCTGATGTTCGCCGAGATCAAGTCCTCCCTGCACGAGTTCGGCGTCGACTTCGACGTCTACTTCCACGAGCAGTCCCTGTTCGACTCCGGCGCCGTCGAGGGCCTGCTCGAGCAGCTGAAGACCTCCGGCTCCCTCTACTTCGCCGACGGCGCGTGGTGGCTGCGCTCCACCGCCTTCGGCGACGACAAGGACCGGGTCGTGATCAAGTCCGACGGCGACGCCGCCTACATCGCCGGGGACATCGCCTACTTCAAGGACAAGCGCGAGCGCGGCGCCGACCTGTGCATCTACATGCTCGGCGCGGACCACCACGGCTACGTGGCCCGGCTCAAGGCGGCCGCCGCGGCCCTCGGCGACTCGCCCGAGCGGGTCGAGGTGCTCATCGGGCAGATGGTCAACCTCGTCAAGGACGGCGTGCCCGTGCGGATGTCCAAGCGCGCCGGCACCGTCGTCACCATGGAGGACCTCGTCGAGGCCGTCGGCGTGGACGCGGCCCGCTACTCGCTGACCCGCTACTCGGTGGACTCCAACATCGACATCGACCTGGACCTGCTGACCCGCCGCTCCAACGAGAACCCGGTCTTCTACGTCCAGTACGCCCACGCCCGCACCTGCGCGGTCGGGCGCAACGCCGCCGCCGCCGGCGTCGCGCGCACGGACGCGTCCGGGGAGCCCGTCTTCGACGCCGCCCTGCTGGACCACCCGCTGGAGGGCGAGCTGCTGGCCGCCCTGGGGCAGTACCCCTCGGTGCTGGCCCAGGCCGCCGAGTTCCGCGAGCCGCACCGCGTGGCCCGCCACCTCGAGGTGGTCGCCGGCACCTACCACCGCTGGTACGACGCCTGCCGCGTCGCCCCCCAGGGCGACGCCGAGGTGACCGACCTGCACCGCACCCGGCTGTGGCTCAACGACGCCGCCCGCCAGGTGCTCGCCAACGGCCTGGGCCTGCTCGGCGTCGGCGCCCCGGAGCGGATGTGA
- a CDS encoding ABC transporter ATP-binding protein yields MLTIDNVHKTFFAGTVNERRALAGVSLRLEEGDFLTVIGSNGAGKSTILNTISGTLIPDSGTVRVDDHDVTRLPEHKRARYLSRVFQDPMKGSSPTMTVEQNMAIAYQRGKSRGLVPGLTGARRTLFREKLASLELGLENRLGAKVGLLSGGQRQALSLLMATFSEPRILLLDEHTAALDPQRADLVSRLTGEIVAEQGLTTVMVTHNMEQALRLGNRLIMMHEGRILFELDDEQKRSMTVPGLLEQFRRLQPGAGQDAFDDATLFESVKTDDGR; encoded by the coding sequence GTGCTCACCATCGACAACGTCCACAAGACGTTCTTCGCCGGGACCGTCAACGAGCGCCGCGCCCTCGCGGGCGTCTCGCTGCGCCTCGAGGAGGGCGACTTCCTCACCGTCATCGGCTCCAACGGCGCCGGGAAGTCCACGATCCTCAACACCATCTCGGGCACCCTCATCCCGGACTCCGGGACCGTGCGCGTCGACGACCACGACGTCACCCGGCTGCCGGAGCACAAGCGGGCCCGCTACCTCTCCCGCGTGTTCCAGGACCCCATGAAGGGCTCGTCGCCGACCATGACGGTCGAGCAGAACATGGCCATCGCCTACCAGCGCGGCAAGTCCCGCGGCCTCGTGCCCGGGCTCACCGGCGCCCGGCGCACGCTGTTCCGGGAGAAGCTCGCGAGCCTCGAGCTGGGCCTCGAGAACCGCCTCGGCGCGAAGGTCGGGCTGCTCTCGGGCGGCCAGCGCCAGGCGCTGTCCCTGCTGATGGCGACCTTCTCGGAGCCGCGGATCCTGCTGCTGGACGAGCACACCGCGGCCCTGGATCCCCAGCGTGCGGACCTCGTCTCCCGGCTCACGGGGGAGATCGTGGCCGAGCAGGGCCTGACCACGGTGATGGTCACCCACAACATGGAGCAGGCGCTGCGGCTGGGCAACCGGCTGATCATGATGCACGAGGGCCGGATCCTCTTCGAGCTGGACGACGAGCAGAAGCGCTCGATGACCGTGCCGGGGCTGCTCGAGCAGTTCCGCCGGCTCCAGCCGGGGGCGGGCCAGGACGCCTTCGACGACGCTACGCTGTTCGAGAGCGTCAAGACCGACGACGGCCGCTGA
- the thrC gene encoding threonine synthase, giving the protein MAHVWQGVINEYRDRLPVTESTDVVTMGEGGTPLIRARALSELTGCTVWLKFEGMNPTGSFKDRGMTMAITKAKEEGAEAVVCASTGNTSASAAAYAKQAGLTCAVLVPEGRIAMGKLSQAVAHGADIIQVDGNFDNCLEVARKLAESYPVFLVNSVNPYRIEGQKTAAFEVVDTLGDAPDLHVLPVGNAGNITAYWKGYQEYARPWTAPSGEELPAVSTRLPVMWGFQAEGAAPLVLGHPVTEPDTIATAIRIGNPASWDSAVAAREESGGLIGAVSDDEILTAHRWLSAKEGVFVEPGSAAGVAGVLQKHAAGELAAGQTVVITVTGHGLKDPQWAIKAAEREDPSLVEPRRVPFDVVSVADALGLE; this is encoded by the coding sequence ATGGCACACGTCTGGCAGGGCGTCATCAACGAGTACCGCGACCGGCTGCCGGTCACGGAGTCGACCGACGTCGTCACGATGGGGGAGGGCGGGACCCCGCTGATCCGGGCCCGGGCCCTCTCCGAGCTGACCGGCTGCACGGTCTGGCTGAAGTTCGAGGGGATGAACCCCACCGGCTCCTTCAAGGACCGCGGGATGACCATGGCCATCACCAAGGCCAAGGAGGAGGGCGCCGAGGCGGTCGTGTGCGCGTCGACCGGCAACACCTCCGCCTCCGCGGCCGCCTACGCGAAGCAGGCCGGTCTCACGTGCGCGGTGCTCGTGCCCGAGGGCCGGATCGCGATGGGCAAGCTCTCCCAGGCCGTGGCCCACGGCGCGGACATCATCCAGGTGGACGGCAACTTCGACAACTGCCTCGAGGTCGCGCGCAAGCTCGCCGAGTCCTACCCGGTCTTCCTCGTGAACTCCGTGAACCCCTACCGCATCGAGGGGCAGAAGACCGCGGCCTTCGAGGTCGTGGACACCCTCGGCGACGCCCCCGACCTGCACGTGCTGCCCGTGGGCAACGCGGGCAACATCACGGCGTACTGGAAGGGCTACCAGGAGTACGCCCGCCCGTGGACCGCGCCCTCCGGCGAGGAGCTGCCCGCCGTGTCGACGCGGCTGCCGGTGATGTGGGGCTTCCAGGCCGAGGGTGCCGCGCCGCTGGTGCTGGGGCACCCGGTGACCGAGCCGGACACCATCGCCACGGCCATCCGGATCGGCAACCCGGCCTCGTGGGACTCCGCCGTCGCCGCGCGCGAGGAGTCCGGCGGGCTCATCGGGGCGGTCTCCGACGACGAGATCCTCACCGCCCACCGCTGGCTCTCCGCGAAGGAGGGCGTGTTCGTGGAGCCGGGCTCGGCCGCGGGCGTGGCCGGGGTGCTGCAGAAGCACGCCGCGGGGGAGCTGGCGGCCGGGCAGACGGTCGTGATCACCGTGACCGGCCACGGCCTCAAGGACCCGCAGTGGGCGATCAAGGCCGCCGAGCGGGAGGACCCCTCCCTCGTCGAGCCGCGCCGCGTGCCCTTCGACGTGGTCTCCGTCGCCGACGCCCTCGGCCTGGAGTAG
- the lysA gene encoding diaminopimelate decarboxylase — protein sequence MSAAAAGDAQRRTGNPLAPAWLSVPQDLAALDPAIWPEDFGRDAAGRLTVGGIPADELVGRWGSPLYVYSEDAFRRRARQFRDAFAEAFAPLGAEVSVYYAGKSFLTTEVVRWVREEGLNVDTASGGELAVALRGGMPPERIALHGNNKSAAEIVRALEAGIGRIVVDSLAEIELVGRLARGLGVVAPVMIRVTPGVHASTHEFIATAHEDQKFGLSLAAPEDGGDSPALQAVAACTADPALDLRGLHCHIGSQIFDAEGFGLAAERVLALAAEAAERFGTELPELDLGGGYGIAYTEADDPRPAREIAESLAGKVAAAARALGTAVPHLSIEPGRAISGPSGCTLYTVGTLKTVAVEPGAQRRYVSVDGGMSDNARPVLYGADYTAVLAGRPAAAGPVLSRVVGKHCESGDVVVRDVYLPEDLAAGDVLAVPATGAYCWALSSNYNWVPRPPVVAVRTEGEQPGARLIVRGETEDDLLARDLGA from the coding sequence GTGAGCGCCGCGGCCGCCGGGGACGCGCAGCGCCGCACCGGCAACCCGCTGGCGCCCGCCTGGCTGAGCGTCCCGCAGGACCTCGCCGCCCTGGACCCCGCGATCTGGCCGGAGGACTTCGGCCGCGACGCCGCGGGCCGGCTCACCGTCGGGGGGATCCCCGCCGACGAGCTGGTCGGGCGCTGGGGCAGCCCGCTCTACGTGTACTCGGAGGACGCCTTCCGCCGGCGCGCCCGGCAGTTCCGCGACGCCTTCGCCGAGGCCTTCGCCCCGCTGGGCGCCGAGGTCTCCGTCTACTACGCGGGCAAGTCCTTCCTGACCACCGAGGTCGTGCGCTGGGTGCGCGAGGAGGGCCTGAACGTGGACACCGCCTCCGGCGGGGAGCTGGCCGTGGCCCTGCGCGGGGGCATGCCCCCGGAGCGGATCGCGCTGCACGGCAACAACAAGTCCGCCGCCGAGATCGTGCGGGCCCTCGAGGCCGGGATCGGGCGGATCGTCGTGGACTCCCTCGCCGAGATCGAGCTCGTGGGCCGGCTGGCCCGCGGCCTCGGCGTCGTCGCCCCGGTGATGATCCGGGTGACCCCGGGCGTGCACGCCTCGACCCACGAGTTCATCGCCACCGCCCACGAGGACCAGAAGTTCGGGCTCTCGCTGGCCGCGCCCGAGGACGGCGGGGACAGCCCCGCCCTGCAGGCCGTGGCCGCGTGCACCGCCGACCCCGCCCTGGACCTGCGCGGGCTGCACTGCCACATCGGCTCCCAGATCTTCGACGCGGAGGGCTTCGGCCTCGCCGCCGAGCGGGTGCTGGCGCTCGCGGCCGAGGCCGCCGAGCGCTTCGGCACCGAGCTGCCCGAGCTCGACCTCGGCGGCGGCTACGGCATCGCCTACACCGAGGCCGACGACCCCCGTCCGGCCCGCGAGATCGCCGAGTCCCTGGCCGGGAAGGTCGCCGCCGCCGCCCGGGCGCTCGGCACCGCCGTCCCGCACCTGTCGATCGAGCCCGGCCGGGCGATCTCCGGGCCCAGCGGCTGCACCCTCTACACCGTCGGCACCCTCAAGACCGTCGCCGTCGAACCGGGGGCGCAGCGCCGCTACGTCTCCGTGGACGGCGGGATGAGCGACAACGCCCGGCCGGTGCTCTACGGCGCCGACTACACGGCCGTGCTCGCCGGGCGTCCCGCCGCGGCCGGGCCGGTGCTCTCCCGCGTGGTGGGCAAGCACTGCGAGTCCGGCGACGTCGTGGTGCGCGACGTCTACCTCCCCGAGGACCTCGCCGCCGGAGACGTCCTCGCGGTGCCCGCCACGGGCGCCTACTGCTGGGCCCTGTCCAGCAACTACAACTGGGTCCCCCGCCCGCCCGTGGTGGCCGTGCGCACCGAGGGCGAGCAGCCCGGCGCGCGGCTGATCGTGCGGGGCGAGACCGAGGACGACCTGCTGGCCCGCGACCTGGGAGCCTGA